The following coding sequences lie in one Streptomyces venezuelae genomic window:
- a CDS encoding TIGR03936 family radical SAM-associated protein has product MQRIRLRYTKRGRLRFTSHRDFQRAFERALRRAEVPMAYSAGFTPHPKVSYANAAPTGTGSEAEYLEIALTAPRDPDKLRELLDESMPAGLDIVDAVESRTSGLADRLTASVWELRLDGVEPAVAQRAAEQFTAAEKVEVQRRTKNGMRTFDAREAVVSLTVDDGPSAADTDRPSDKPCAILRLVVRHVTPAVRPDDVLSGLRAVADLAPPVPAAVTRLAQGLFDEETGTVTDPLAPDREADTAAPPTAAVPAAAKAPAPEGPR; this is encoded by the coding sequence GTGCAGCGCATCCGACTGCGCTACACCAAGCGCGGCCGCCTCCGGTTCACCAGCCACCGTGACTTCCAGCGCGCCTTCGAGCGTGCGCTGCGCCGCGCCGAGGTGCCCATGGCGTACTCGGCGGGCTTCACCCCGCACCCCAAGGTGTCGTACGCCAATGCCGCACCCACCGGCACGGGCAGTGAGGCCGAGTACCTGGAGATCGCGCTCACCGCACCGCGCGACCCGGACAAGCTCCGCGAACTCCTCGACGAGTCGATGCCCGCCGGGCTCGACATCGTCGACGCCGTCGAGTCCCGCACCTCGGGACTCGCCGACCGGCTGACGGCCTCCGTATGGGAGCTGCGCCTGGACGGCGTGGAGCCCGCGGTGGCGCAGCGCGCCGCCGAGCAGTTCACGGCGGCCGAGAAGGTCGAGGTCCAGCGCCGCACGAAGAACGGCATGCGCACCTTCGACGCGCGCGAGGCCGTGGTGAGCCTGACCGTCGACGACGGACCGTCCGCCGCCGACACCGATAGGCCGAGCGACAAGCCCTGTGCGATACTGCGGCTGGTTGTTCGGCACGTGACACCTGCCGTACGACCTGACGACGTCCTGTCCGGTCTCCGAGCTGTGGCCGACCTGGCGCCGCCGGTCCCCGCAGCGGTGACCAGGCTGGCGCAGGGGCTTTTCGATGAAGAGACCGGCACGGTGACCGACCCGCTCGCGCCCGACCGCGAGGCAGACACGGCCGCTCCACCCACGGCCGCCGTACCTGCCGCCGCGAAGGCGCCGGCGCCGGAAGGCCCCCGGTAA
- a CDS encoding GNAT family N-acetyltransferase → MPRLAPPSGLVHRSFIAAMEEFRAEGRGGPDDDTTLGATLREYGRRWRDPAVFEAYVAEVRAAEHPTAAHSVPVTTLWYVDGAAYLGRITVRHTIATRFLREYGGHIGYDVRPTARRRGHATDMLRACLPHAARLGLESVLVTCDTDNIGSRKVIEAAGGTFEDERSGKLRYWIRTGAARV, encoded by the coding sequence GTGCCTCGACTCGCCCCGCCCTCCGGCCTGGTGCACCGCTCCTTCATCGCCGCGATGGAGGAGTTCCGGGCCGAGGGCCGGGGCGGGCCCGACGACGACACGACGCTCGGCGCCACCCTGCGCGAGTACGGCCGGCGCTGGCGCGACCCGGCGGTCTTCGAGGCGTACGTCGCCGAGGTCCGCGCCGCCGAGCACCCCACCGCGGCGCACTCCGTCCCCGTCACGACCCTCTGGTACGTCGACGGCGCCGCCTACCTCGGCCGGATCACCGTCCGGCACACCATCGCCACCCGCTTCCTGCGCGAGTACGGCGGCCACATCGGCTACGACGTCCGCCCCACCGCCCGACGCCGCGGCCACGCCACCGACATGCTCCGCGCCTGCCTCCCGCACGCCGCCCGACTCGGCCTGGAATCCGTCCTGGTGACCTGCGACACCGACAACATCGGCTCGCGCAAGGTCATCGAGGCCGCGGGCGGCACGTTCGAGGACGAACGCAGCGGGAAACTGCGGTACTGGATCCGAACCGGCGCCGCGCGCGTCTAG
- a CDS encoding TIGR03960 family B12-binding radical SAM protein, with the protein MSAESVFPQLEALLPHVQKPIQYVGGELNSTVKPWESCDVRWALMYPDAYEVGLPNQGVMILYEVLNEREGVLAERTYSVWPDLEALMREHQVPQFTVDSHRPVGAFDVFGLSFSTELGYTNMLTALDLAGIPLEAKDRTVEDPIVLAGGHAAFNPEPIAEFIDAAIIGDGEQAVLDMTEIIRAWKAEGRPGGREEVLFRLARTGSVYIPAFYDVEYLPDGRIGRVVPNRSGVPWRVSKHTVMDLDEWPYPKQPLVPLAETVHERMSVEIFRGCTRGCRFCQAGMITRPVRERSITGIGDMVDKGLKATGFEEVGLLSLSSADHSEIAEVAKGLADRYEEDKIGLSLPSTRVDAFNVDLANELTRNGRRSGLTFAPEGGSERMRKVINKMVSEEDLIRTVSTAYGNGWRQVKLYFMCGLPTETDDDVLQIADMATKVIQKGREVSGSNDIRCTVSIGGFVPKPHTPFQWAPQLSSEETDARLEKLRDKIRGDKKYGRSIGFRYHDGKPGIVEGLLSRGDRRIGAVIRAVYEEGGRFDGWREHFSYERWMRCAEKTLPEMGVDVDWYTTRERTYEEVLPWDHLDSGLDKDWLWEDWQDSLDETEVEDCRWTPCFDCGVCPQMDTHIQIGPTGKKLLPLTVVK; encoded by the coding sequence ATGTCTGCCGAATCGGTCTTCCCACAGCTCGAAGCTCTGCTCCCGCATGTGCAGAAGCCCATCCAGTACGTCGGCGGTGAGCTGAACTCCACCGTCAAGCCGTGGGAATCCTGCGACGTCCGCTGGGCGCTCATGTACCCCGACGCGTACGAGGTGGGACTGCCCAACCAGGGCGTCATGATCCTCTACGAGGTCCTCAACGAGCGCGAGGGCGTGCTCGCCGAGCGCACCTACAGCGTGTGGCCCGACCTGGAGGCCCTGATGCGCGAGCACCAGGTGCCCCAGTTCACCGTCGACTCGCACCGCCCCGTCGGCGCCTTCGACGTCTTCGGCCTGAGCTTCTCCACCGAGCTCGGGTACACGAACATGCTGACCGCCCTGGACCTCGCGGGCATCCCGCTGGAGGCCAAGGACCGCACCGTCGAGGACCCCATCGTCCTCGCGGGCGGTCACGCCGCCTTCAACCCCGAGCCGATCGCCGAGTTCATCGACGCCGCGATCATCGGCGACGGCGAGCAGGCCGTGCTCGACATGACGGAGATCATCCGCGCCTGGAAGGCCGAGGGCCGCCCCGGCGGCCGCGAGGAGGTCCTCTTCCGCCTCGCCAGGACCGGCTCCGTCTACATCCCGGCGTTCTACGACGTCGAGTACCTCCCGGACGGCCGCATCGGCCGCGTCGTCCCCAACCGCAGCGGCGTGCCGTGGCGCGTGTCCAAGCACACCGTCATGGACCTCGACGAGTGGCCCTACCCGAAGCAGCCCCTCGTCCCGCTCGCCGAGACCGTCCACGAGCGCATGTCCGTGGAGATCTTCCGCGGCTGCACCCGCGGCTGCCGTTTCTGCCAGGCCGGCATGATCACGCGCCCCGTACGGGAGCGAAGCATCACCGGCATCGGCGACATGGTGGACAAGGGCCTCAAGGCGACCGGCTTCGAGGAGGTCGGCCTGCTCTCGCTCTCCTCCGCCGACCACAGCGAGATCGCCGAGGTCGCCAAGGGCCTCGCCGACCGGTACGAGGAGGACAAGATCGGCCTGTCCCTCCCCTCGACCCGTGTCGACGCCTTCAACGTGGACCTCGCCAACGAGCTGACCAGGAACGGCCGCAGGTCGGGCCTGACCTTCGCCCCCGAGGGCGGCTCCGAGCGCATGCGCAAGGTCATCAACAAGATGGTGTCCGAGGAAGACCTCATCCGCACCGTCTCGACCGCGTACGGCAACGGCTGGCGCCAGGTGAAGCTGTACTTCATGTGCGGCCTGCCCACCGAGACCGACGACGACGTCCTGCAGATCGCCGACATGGCGACCAAGGTCATCCAGAAGGGCCGCGAGGTCTCGGGATCGAACGACATCCGCTGCACGGTGTCGATCGGCGGCTTCGTGCCGAAGCCCCACACGCCCTTCCAGTGGGCCCCGCAGCTCTCCTCCGAGGAGACGGACGCCCGCCTGGAGAAGCTCCGCGACAAGATCCGCGGCGACAAGAAGTACGGCCGCTCGATCGGCTTCCGCTACCACGACGGCAAGCCCGGCATCGTCGAGGGCCTGCTCTCGCGCGGCGACCGCCGCATCGGCGCCGTCATCCGCGCCGTCTACGAAGAGGGCGGCCGCTTCGACGGCTGGCGTGAGCACTTCTCGTACGAGCGCTGGATGCGCTGCGCCGAGAAGACGCTGCCCGAGATGGGCGTCGACGTCGACTGGTACACCACGCGCGAGCGCACCTACGAAGAAGTGCTGCCCTGGGACCACCTGGACTCCGGCCTCGACAAGGACTGGCTCTGGGAGGACTGGCAGGACTCGCTCGACGAGACCGAGGTCGAGGACTGCCGCTGGACCCCGTGCTTCGACTGCGGCGTCTGCCCGCAGATGGACACGCACATCCAGATCGGCCCCACCGGCAAGAAGCTCCTGCCGCTCACCGTCGTGAAGTAG